A DNA window from Hordeum vulgare subsp. vulgare chromosome 1H, MorexV3_pseudomolecules_assembly, whole genome shotgun sequence contains the following coding sequences:
- the LOC123411025 gene encoding urea-proton symporter DUR3 isoform X1 — MSGGGGVVCPPPELGFGGQYYSVVNGVCSRDESFFGGKPVLTQAVGYAVVLGFGAFFALFTSFLVWLEKRYVGGSQLQTSEWFNTAGRSVKTGLIASVIVSQWTWAATILQSSNVAWQYGVSGPFWYASGATVQVLLFGVMAIEIKRKAPNAHTVCEIVRARWGARAHLVFLAFCLATNVIVTAMLLLGGSAVVHALTGVNVYAASFLIPLGVIVYTLAGGLKATFLASYIHSVVVHAVLLVFVFLVYTSSSSLGSPKVVYERLLVVASAARDCSGDLSRSGQSCGPVHGNLKGSYLTMLSSGGLVFGIINIVGNFGTVFVDNGYWMSAIAARPSSTHKGYLLGGLVWFAVPFSLATSLGLGALALDLPITAAEAAKGLVPPATATALMGKPGSVLLLTMLFMAVTSAGSAELVAVSSLFTYDIYRTYINPGASGKQILLVSRAVILAFGCSMGVLAVVLNLVGVSLGWMYLAMGVLVGSAVIPIALLLLWSKANAFGAMLGTISGCVLGVVVWLTVAKVQYGRVNLDTTGRNAPMLTGNLVSILVGGAVHCVCSLVSPQNYDWESSRQITTVESVGAEDDDELQEEKLVHAKRWIVKWGLVFTVVIVVLWPALSVPAGRFSLGYFTLWAAIAIAWGAVGSAVIILMPLVESWDTISMVCAGMLTNDIVYQRLDDVNLRLRAIMGAMPEAEKRYQQLQRKDEVEMHPTGTHPADDSDHLLEN; from the exons ATGTCGGGCGGTGGCGGCGTGGTGTGTCCGCCGCCGGAGTTGGGTTTCGGCGGGCAGTACTACTCGGTGGTGAACGGCGTCTGCAGCCGCGACGAGAGCTTCTTCGGCGGGAAGCCGGTGCTGACGCAGGCCGTCGGGTACGCCGTCGTCCTCGGCTTCGGCGCTTTCTTCGCGCTCTTCACTTCCTTCCTG GTGTGGTTGGAGAAACGTTACGTGGGCGGGTCGCAGCTGCAGACGTCGGAGTGGTTCAACACCGCCGGCCGGAGCGTGAAGACGGGGCTGATCGCCAGCGTGATCGTGTCGCAGTGGACATGGGCGGCGACCATCCTGCAGAGCTCCAACGTGGCGTGGCAGTACGGCGTGAGCGGGCCCTTCTGGTACGCCAGCGGCGCCACCGTGCAGGTGCTCCTCTTCGGGGTCATGGCCATCGAGATCAAGCGCAAGGCGCCCAACGCGCACACCGTCTGCGAGATCGTCAGGGCCAGGTGGGGCGCCCGCGCGCACCTCGTCTTCCTCGCCTTCTGCCTCGCCACCAACGTCATCGTCACCGCCATGCTGCTGCTCGGCGGCTCCGCCGTCGTGCACGCGCTCACGGGCGTCAACGTCTACGCCGCCAGTTTCCTCATCCCGCTCGGCGTCATCGTGTACACGCTCGCCGGCGGGCTCAAGGCCACCTTCCTCGCCAGCTACATCCACTCCGTCGTCGTGCACGCCGTGCTCCTCGTCTTCGTCTTCCTCGTGTACACGTCCAGCAGCAGCCTCGGCAGCCCCAAGGTGGTGTACGagcgcctcctcgtcgtcgccagcGCCGCCAGGGACTGCTCCGGCGACCTCTCGCGCTCTGGTCAGTCTTGCGGCCCCGTCCACGGAAACCTCAAGGGTTCTTACCTCACCATGCTCAGCTCCGGCGGCCTCGTCTTCGGCATCATCAACATCGTCGGCAATTTCGGCACCGTCTTCGTCGATAAC GGGTACTGGATGAGCGCGATCGCCGCTCGGCCGTCGTCGACGCACAAGGGGTACCTGCTGGGCGGCCTGGTGTGGTTCGCCGTGCCATTCTCGCTGGCAACATCGCTCGGCCTCGGCGCGCTCGCCCTCGACCTCCCAATCACCGCGGCGGAGGCGGCCAAGGGCCTCGTCCCGCCGGCCACCGCCACCGCGCTCATGGGCAAGCCCGGCTCCGTCCTCCTCCTCACGATGCTCTTCATGGCCGTCACCTCTGCTGGCTCGGCAGAGCTCGTCGCCGTCTCCTCCCTCTTCACCTACGACATCTACCGCACCTACATCAACCCGGGCGCCTCCGGTAAGCAGATCCTCCTCGTGTCCAGGGCCGTCATCCTCGCCTTCGGTTGCTCGATGGGCGTCCTGGCCGTCGTCCTCAACCTCGTCGGCGTGTCCCTCGGCTGGATGTATCTGGCCATGGGCGTCCTCGTAGGCTCCGCCGTCATCCCCATCGCTCTGCTGCTGCTCTGGAGCAAGGCCAACGCCTTCGGCGCCATGCTCGGCACCATCAGCGGCTGCGTCCTCGGCGTGGTCGTCTGGCTCACGGTGGCCAAGGTGCAGTACGGCCGCGTGAACCTGGACACCACCGGCCGGAACGCGCCCATGCTGACGGGCAACCTGGTGTCCATACTGGTGGGCGGGGCCGTGCACTGCGTGTGCAGCCTGGTGTCGCCGCAGAACTACGACTGGGAGAGCAGCAGGCAGATCACCACGGTGGAGAGCGTGGGcgccgaagacgacgacgagctcCAGGAGGAGAAGCTGGTGCACGCCAAGCGGTGGATTGTCAAGTGGGGCCTGGTGTTCACGGTCGTGATCGTGGTGCTGTGGCCGGCGCTGTCGGTGCCGGCGGGGAGGTTCAGCCTGGGGTACTTCACGCTGTGGGCGGCGATCGCGATCGCGTGGGGCGCGGTGGGCTCGGCGGTGATCATCCTGATGCCGTTGGTGGAGAGCTGGGACACCATCAGCATGGTGTGCGCGGGGATGTTGACCAACGACATCGTGTACCAGCGCCTCGACGACGTGAACCTGCGGCTGAGGGCCATCATGGGGGCCATGCCCGAGGCCGAGAAGCGCTACCAGCAGCTGCAGCGGAAGGATGAGGTGGAGATGCACCCCACCGGCACCCATCCGGCCGACGACAGCGACCATCTTTTGGAGAACTGA
- the LOC123411025 gene encoding urea-proton symporter DUR3 isoform X2, whose translation MAIEIKRKAPNAHTVCEIVRARWGARAHLVFLAFCLATNVIVTAMLLLGGSAVVHALTGVNVYAASFLIPLGVIVYTLAGGLKATFLASYIHSVVVHAVLLVFVFLVYTSSSSLGSPKVVYERLLVVASAARDCSGDLSRSGQSCGPVHGNLKGSYLTMLSSGGLVFGIINIVGNFGTVFVDNGYWMSAIAARPSSTHKGYLLGGLVWFAVPFSLATSLGLGALALDLPITAAEAAKGLVPPATATALMGKPGSVLLLTMLFMAVTSAGSAELVAVSSLFTYDIYRTYINPGASGKQILLVSRAVILAFGCSMGVLAVVLNLVGVSLGWMYLAMGVLVGSAVIPIALLLLWSKANAFGAMLGTISGCVLGVVVWLTVAKVQYGRVNLDTTGRNAPMLTGNLVSILVGGAVHCVCSLVSPQNYDWESSRQITTVESVGAEDDDELQEEKLVHAKRWIVKWGLVFTVVIVVLWPALSVPAGRFSLGYFTLWAAIAIAWGAVGSAVIILMPLVESWDTISMVCAGMLTNDIVYQRLDDVNLRLRAIMGAMPEAEKRYQQLQRKDEVEMHPTGTHPADDSDHLLEN comes from the exons ATGGCCATCGAGATCAAGCGCAAGGCGCCCAACGCGCACACCGTCTGCGAGATCGTCAGGGCCAGGTGGGGCGCCCGCGCGCACCTCGTCTTCCTCGCCTTCTGCCTCGCCACCAACGTCATCGTCACCGCCATGCTGCTGCTCGGCGGCTCCGCCGTCGTGCACGCGCTCACGGGCGTCAACGTCTACGCCGCCAGTTTCCTCATCCCGCTCGGCGTCATCGTGTACACGCTCGCCGGCGGGCTCAAGGCCACCTTCCTCGCCAGCTACATCCACTCCGTCGTCGTGCACGCCGTGCTCCTCGTCTTCGTCTTCCTCGTGTACACGTCCAGCAGCAGCCTCGGCAGCCCCAAGGTGGTGTACGagcgcctcctcgtcgtcgccagcGCCGCCAGGGACTGCTCCGGCGACCTCTCGCGCTCTGGTCAGTCTTGCGGCCCCGTCCACGGAAACCTCAAGGGTTCTTACCTCACCATGCTCAGCTCCGGCGGCCTCGTCTTCGGCATCATCAACATCGTCGGCAATTTCGGCACCGTCTTCGTCGATAAC GGGTACTGGATGAGCGCGATCGCCGCTCGGCCGTCGTCGACGCACAAGGGGTACCTGCTGGGCGGCCTGGTGTGGTTCGCCGTGCCATTCTCGCTGGCAACATCGCTCGGCCTCGGCGCGCTCGCCCTCGACCTCCCAATCACCGCGGCGGAGGCGGCCAAGGGCCTCGTCCCGCCGGCCACCGCCACCGCGCTCATGGGCAAGCCCGGCTCCGTCCTCCTCCTCACGATGCTCTTCATGGCCGTCACCTCTGCTGGCTCGGCAGAGCTCGTCGCCGTCTCCTCCCTCTTCACCTACGACATCTACCGCACCTACATCAACCCGGGCGCCTCCGGTAAGCAGATCCTCCTCGTGTCCAGGGCCGTCATCCTCGCCTTCGGTTGCTCGATGGGCGTCCTGGCCGTCGTCCTCAACCTCGTCGGCGTGTCCCTCGGCTGGATGTATCTGGCCATGGGCGTCCTCGTAGGCTCCGCCGTCATCCCCATCGCTCTGCTGCTGCTCTGGAGCAAGGCCAACGCCTTCGGCGCCATGCTCGGCACCATCAGCGGCTGCGTCCTCGGCGTGGTCGTCTGGCTCACGGTGGCCAAGGTGCAGTACGGCCGCGTGAACCTGGACACCACCGGCCGGAACGCGCCCATGCTGACGGGCAACCTGGTGTCCATACTGGTGGGCGGGGCCGTGCACTGCGTGTGCAGCCTGGTGTCGCCGCAGAACTACGACTGGGAGAGCAGCAGGCAGATCACCACGGTGGAGAGCGTGGGcgccgaagacgacgacgagctcCAGGAGGAGAAGCTGGTGCACGCCAAGCGGTGGATTGTCAAGTGGGGCCTGGTGTTCACGGTCGTGATCGTGGTGCTGTGGCCGGCGCTGTCGGTGCCGGCGGGGAGGTTCAGCCTGGGGTACTTCACGCTGTGGGCGGCGATCGCGATCGCGTGGGGCGCGGTGGGCTCGGCGGTGATCATCCTGATGCCGTTGGTGGAGAGCTGGGACACCATCAGCATGGTGTGCGCGGGGATGTTGACCAACGACATCGTGTACCAGCGCCTCGACGACGTGAACCTGCGGCTGAGGGCCATCATGGGGGCCATGCCCGAGGCCGAGAAGCGCTACCAGCAGCTGCAGCGGAAGGATGAGGTGGAGATGCACCCCACCGGCACCCATCCGGCCGACGACAGCGACCATCTTTTGGAGAACTGA